The genomic stretch CGAATCCGGTGTTCCGGGTGCTTCCTCCCATAACAACGTGCGAGGGTTCCCGACCGGGCGCCTTGGAACGGACCACCCCCGTACAAGCGTCCCCCTGGGTGAATGGCAGAGGTTTCCTGGCAGCGGGACCGACGGTACGTCACACTCCTTGCACCGCCGCAGGGTAGCCTCGCCATCAACGCGGCCGTCGCGCCACAGCCGCGAGCCAGTCCGCAAGATGTCCCGCTCTGCCCGGAGGTTCCGGTGACGACACGTGGAGTTCTGTACGTGCACTCCGCGCCGCGCGCGCTGTGCCCGCACGTCGAGTGGGCCGTCGCCGGGGTGCTCGGCACGCGCGTCAGCCTCGACTGGATCCGGCAGCCCGCGGCCCCCGGCACCTGGCGCTCCGAGTTCTCCTGGCAGGGCCAGGCCGGTACGGCCTCCAAGCTGGCCTCCGCGCTGCGCGGTTGGCACCTCCTGCGCTTCGAGGTCACCGCCGAGCCCTGCCCGACCGCCGAGGGCGAGCGCTACAGCTGCACCCCCGACCTGGGCATCTTCCACGCCGTCACCGGCATCCACGGCGACATCCTGATCCCCGAGGACCGCCTCCGGGCGGCCCTGACCCGCGCTCAGCGCGAGGAGACCGACCTGGAAGCGGAGATCGCCAAGCTCCTGGGCAAGCCGTGGGACGACGAACTGGAGCCCTTCAGATACGCGGGCGAGGGCGCGCCGGTGCGCTGGCTGCACCAGGTGGTGTGAGGTTCCGTAGCCTTTGCGTATCCGGGTACGAGAAAGGGCCCCCGCCGACCGGCAGGGGCCCTCACGCACGTTCTCAGACGCTACGGAACGCCAGCACCACGTTGTGCCCGCCGAAGCCGAACGAGTCGTTCAGCGCGGCGATGCGCCCCTCGACGGGCAGCTTCCGGGCCTCGCCCCGGACGACATCGGCGTTGGCCTCCGCCTCGGGGTCGATGTTCTCGACGTTGATCGTCGGCGGCGCCACCCGGTGGTACAGCGCGAGCACGGTCGCGACCGACTCCACGCCGCCCGCGCCACCGAGCAGATGGCCGGTCATCGACTTGGTCGCGGAGACCGCCATGTGGTCCGCGTCGTCGCCGAACACCTTCCGCAGCGCCTTCAGCTCGGCGATGTCACCGGCCGGAGTCGAGGTGGCGTGCGCGTTGACGTGCACGATCTCGGCCGGGTCCAGGTCGTTGTTGTCCATCAGGTTCTGCAGTGCGTGCGAGATGCCGCGGCCCTCGGGCTCCGGCTGCACGATGTCGTGGCTGTCGGCGGAGACACCCTGCCCGACCGCCTCGGCGTAGACGCGCGCACCGCGCTTGGCCGCGTGCTCGGCGGACTCCAGGACGATCACGCCCGCGCCCTCGCCGAGGACGAAGCCGTCGCGGTCGACGTCGTAGGGACGAGAGGCACCCTGCGGGTTCTCGTTGTTCTTGGACATCGCCATCATGTTGCCGAACGCGGCGATCGGCAGCGGGTGGATGGCGGCCTCCGTACCGCCGGCGACGACGACGTCGGCGCGGCCGGTGCGGATCATCTCGATGGCGTAGCCGATGGCCTCGGCGCCCGAGGCGCACGCGGAGACCGGCGTGTGCACGCCCGCGCGGGCGCCCACGAGCAGGCCCACGTTGGCCGAGGGGCCGTTCGGCATCAGCATGGGGACGGTGTGCGGGGAGACGCGGCGGACGCCCTTCTCCTTGAGCACGTCGTACTGGTCGAGCAGAGTCGTCACGCCGCCGATGCCGGAGGCGATGACGGCGCCGAGCCGGTCCGGGTCGACGGTGCCGTCCTCCCCGGCCTTGGCGGTGAAGCCCGCGTCCTTCCAGGCCTCCTGAGCGGCGATCAGCGCGAACTGCGCCGAACGGTCCAGCCTGCGGGCCTGCGGCCGCGGGATGACCTCGGTGGGCTCCACGGCGATCGGGGCCGCGATACGGACGGCCTGCTCGGCCGCCCACTCCTGCTCCAGAGGCTTGACACCGGACGTGCCGGCGATGAGGGCCTCCCAGGTCGAGGCTGCGTCGCCACCCAGCGGTGTGGTTGCGCCGATACCGGTGACGACCACGGTGCGATTGGTCGGGCTCACGGGAATTCTTTCTCCAACGGATACGGGATTCTACGGCGCCACCGCCGGGTGGCGGGGCCTTGCAGCCTGGGCCTAAGGGGTGGCTCAGTCCTGGTGCTTGAGGATGTAGGAGGTGGCGTCGCCGACGGTCTTGAGGTTCTTGACGTCCTCGTCCGGGATCTTCACGTCGAAGCGCTCCTCGGCGGCGACGACGACCTCGACCATGGACAGCGAGTCGACGTCCAGGTCGTCGGTGAAGGACTTGTCCAACTGGACGTCCTCAACCGGGATGCCAGCGATCTCGTTCACGATCTCGGCGAGACCCTTGACGATCTCTTCCTGAGTGGCGGCCATGTTGGCGCTCCTTCTTCGTTTTCTTCGGTGTCTTCGATGTTCAGACGGTTTGTGGCGATTGCTGCCGTGCCCGATCGCAAGATCCGGCACGGAGTGCCTAGGGGAGGGTAACGACCGTCGCGGCGTAGACGAGACCCGCCCCGAATCCGATGACGAGCGCGGTGTCACCGCTCTTCGCCTCCCCGGTCGCCAGGAGCCGCTCCATCGCGAGCGGAATCGAGGCGGCCGAGGTGTTGCCGGTGGTGCGGATGTCCCGGGCGACCGTGACATGCTCCGGCAGTTTGAGAGTCTTCACCATCGAGTCGATGATCCGCACATTGGCCTGGTGCGGGATGAAGACGTCGAGTTCGTCCGCGCTGATCCCGGCCGCGTCCAGCGCCTGCTGGGCGACCTTCGCCATCTCGTACACGGCCCAGCGGAACACCGCCTGGCCTTCCTGCGTGATGGCGGGGAACTTGATGTTGCCCTCGCTGTCCAAGGGCAGCTCGCCGAGGTCACCGATCCGGAACCGGTTCCAGGGGATGGTCTGCTTGATCGTCTCGGCCTTGTCGCCCTCGGAGCCCCACACGGTCGGGCCGATGGCCGGCTCCCGCGAGGGGCCGACGATGACCGCGCCGGCGCCGTCGCCGAACAGGAAGGCCGTGGCCCGGTCCTCCAGGTCGGTCAGGTCGCTCAGCCGCTCCACGCCGATGACGAGCACGTACTCGGCGGAACCTTCCACCACCATGCCCTTGGCGAGGGTCAGGCCGTAGCCGAAGCCCGCGCAGCCGGCCGAGATGTCGAAGGCGGCGGCCTTGTCGGTGCCCAGCTTGTCGGCGATCTCGGTGGCGACGGCCGGGGTCTGGCTGAAGTGCGAGACGGTCGAGACGACGACCGCGCCGATCTGCTCGGCGCCGATACCGGCGTCCGCGATCGCCTTGCCGGAGGCCTCGATCGCCATCGCGGCCACGGTCTCCTCGGGACCGGCCCAGTGCCGGGTCTCGATGCCGGAGCGAGAGCGGATCCACTCGTCGGACGAGTCGATCTTCTCCAGGATCACCTCGTTGGGCACCACCCGGGTCGGCCGGTAGCCGCCGACGCCGAGGATGCGCGCATACGGGGCGCCCTTGCTGGGCTTGATCTTCGCCATGTACGGCTCCTTAGGAACCTGCGTGCTCGGAGATGAGCTCACGGGCCGCGTCGAGATCGTCGGGGGTCTTCAGGGCCAGCGTCTTGACGCCGGGCAGCGCCCGCTTGGCCAGGCCGGTCAGCGTGCCGCCCGGGCACACCTCGATGAGCGCGGTGACGCCCAGCTCCTTGAACGTCTCCATGCACAGGTCCCAGCGCACCGGGTTGGCGACCTGGCCGACCAGCCGCTCCAGGACCTCGGCGCCGGTCGCGACGGCCTGCCCGTCCTTGTTGGAGACGTAGGTGACCTTCGGGTCGGCGGGCGTCAGCTCCGCGGCGGCCTTGGCCAGCGTCTCGACGGCGGGAGCCATGTGGCGGGTGTGGAAGGCGCCGGCGACCTTCAGCGCGACGACCTTGCGGACGCCCTCGGGCTTGTCCTCGTTCAGCGCGGCGAGCTGCTCCAGTGTGCCCGCGGCGACGATCTGGCCCGCGCCGTTGATGTTCGCCGGGGTCAGGCCCAGCTTCTCCAGGTGTGCCACGGAGGTCTCGGGGTCGCCGCCGAGCAGCGCCGACATGCCCGTCTCGGTGATCGCGGCGGCATCGGCCATCGCCAGCCCGCGCCTGCGGACCAGACGGAGGGCGTCCACGTCGTCCAGGACGCCGGTGAAGGCGGCGGCGGTGATCTCACCGACGCTGTGACCGGCGACCGCGGCCGGCGCGATCTCAGA from Streptomyces roseochromogenus subsp. oscitans DS 12.976 encodes the following:
- a CDS encoding DUF3145 domain-containing protein — protein: MTTRGVLYVHSAPRALCPHVEWAVAGVLGTRVSLDWIRQPAAPGTWRSEFSWQGQAGTASKLASALRGWHLLRFEVTAEPCPTAEGERYSCTPDLGIFHAVTGIHGDILIPEDRLRAALTRAQREETDLEAEIAKLLGKPWDDELEPFRYAGEGAPVRWLHQVV
- a CDS encoding beta-ketoacyl-[acyl-carrier-protein] synthase family protein, with the protein product MSPTNRTVVVTGIGATTPLGGDAASTWEALIAGTSGVKPLEQEWAAEQAVRIAAPIAVEPTEVIPRPQARRLDRSAQFALIAAQEAWKDAGFTAKAGEDGTVDPDRLGAVIASGIGGVTTLLDQYDVLKEKGVRRVSPHTVPMLMPNGPSANVGLLVGARAGVHTPVSACASGAEAIGYAIEMIRTGRADVVVAGGTEAAIHPLPIAAFGNMMAMSKNNENPQGASRPYDVDRDGFVLGEGAGVIVLESAEHAAKRGARVYAEAVGQGVSADSHDIVQPEPEGRGISHALQNLMDNNDLDPAEIVHVNAHATSTPAGDIAELKALRKVFGDDADHMAVSATKSMTGHLLGGAGGVESVATVLALYHRVAPPTINVENIDPEAEANADVVRGEARKLPVEGRIAALNDSFGFGGHNVVLAFRSV
- a CDS encoding acyl carrier protein, translating into MAATQEEIVKGLAEIVNEIAGIPVEDVQLDKSFTDDLDVDSLSMVEVVVAAEERFDVKIPDEDVKNLKTVGDATSYILKHQD
- a CDS encoding ketoacyl-ACP synthase III, whose translation is MAKIKPSKGAPYARILGVGGYRPTRVVPNEVILEKIDSSDEWIRSRSGIETRHWAGPEETVAAMAIEASGKAIADAGIGAEQIGAVVVSTVSHFSQTPAVATEIADKLGTDKAAAFDISAGCAGFGYGLTLAKGMVVEGSAEYVLVIGVERLSDLTDLEDRATAFLFGDGAGAVIVGPSREPAIGPTVWGSEGDKAETIKQTIPWNRFRIGDLGELPLDSEGNIKFPAITQEGQAVFRWAVYEMAKVAQQALDAAGISADELDVFIPHQANVRIIDSMVKTLKLPEHVTVARDIRTTGNTSAASIPLAMERLLATGEAKSGDTALVIGFGAGLVYAATVVTLP
- a CDS encoding ACP S-malonyltransferase; translation: MLVLVAPGQGAQTPGFLTPWLDLPGVQDRLRDWSAALDLDLLHYGTNADADEIRDTAIAQPLLVAAGLLSGAALGDISEIAPAAVAGHSVGEITAAAFTGVLDDVDALRLVRRRGLAMADAAAITETGMSALLGGDPETSVAHLEKLGLTPANINGAGQIVAAGTLEQLAALNEDKPEGVRKVVALKVAGAFHTRHMAPAVETLAKAAAELTPADPKVTYVSNKDGQAVATGAEVLERLVGQVANPVRWDLCMETFKELGVTALIEVCPGGTLTGLAKRALPGVKTLALKTPDDLDAARELISEHAGS